A single genomic interval of Lewinellaceae bacterium harbors:
- a CDS encoding tetratricopeptide repeat protein, producing MKYLNQIEAYWERRMSKGEEEAFEQEMKTNAGLREEMKAYEASLRLLELAAEGFPEQKRPTRRLSRWIGLAAALAILLAIALFAYANLNYSAERLAQNSYEAPIFSDISRGEGAENKARDALTAFAAGHYSETIDILEAEGDTDPLLSYLLGHAYYQNGDMDRAAALFSALAQQSGNPYRQGASWYLALAQLRAGETDSARQQLTAISQDSDNPNRQRAADLLGWLDSGWRVLVVGSLLVDR from the coding sequence ATGAAGTACCTCAACCAAATAGAAGCCTACTGGGAGCGGCGAATGTCCAAAGGAGAAGAAGAGGCCTTCGAACAGGAAATGAAAACCAACGCCGGGCTGCGGGAGGAAATGAAAGCCTACGAGGCCAGCCTGCGCCTGCTCGAACTGGCTGCTGAGGGTTTTCCGGAACAAAAACGCCCAACCAGGAGGCTATCCCGATGGATCGGCCTGGCCGCCGCCTTGGCCATACTGCTGGCCATCGCGCTTTTCGCCTACGCCAACCTGAACTACTCCGCCGAGCGGCTCGCCCAAAACAGTTATGAAGCTCCCATCTTTTCGGATATCAGCCGGGGAGAAGGAGCAGAAAATAAAGCCAGGGATGCCCTGACGGCTTTCGCTGCGGGCCATTATTCGGAAACTATCGATATCCTGGAAGCAGAGGGAGACACTGACCCCCTCCTCTCCTATCTGCTGGGCCATGCTTATTATCAAAACGGGGATATGGATAGAGCCGCCGCGTTATTCTCCGCCCTGGCCCAACAAAGCGGCAACCCCTACCGGCAAGGCGCCAGCTGGTACCTGGCTCTGGCGCAGCTCCGCGCAGGGGAAACCGATAGCGCACGGCAGCAGCTAACTGCCATCAGCCAGGACTCCGATAACCCCAACCGGCAGCGGGCAGCAGATCTGCTCGGCTGGCTGGACAGCGGCTGGCGGGTGTTGGTGGTGGGATCATTGTTGGTTGATCGTTGA
- a CDS encoding Uma2 family endonuclease: MSTASPIKKILQRPDAALLAQQLNQALEEEARQREAFREWIDDNVKAEFINGEVVYHSPVRQKHLEAARLLGGLLHAYCLVNRIGVVWMEKAMIGLTRNDYEPDLVFFRKEIADTFSKDQVIFPAPDFIVEIISPSTAAKDRGVKKQDYAAHGISEYWIIDPAKQQLEQYLLMEAEAEYFHPHIYAIGESVPCQVLEGLQMPVEAIFDEQANVEALKKML, translated from the coding sequence ATGTCTACTGCTTCACCTATAAAAAAGATTTTGCAACGGCCGGATGCTGCACTCCTGGCGCAGCAACTCAATCAGGCTTTAGAAGAGGAGGCCCGCCAACGCGAAGCTTTCCGCGAATGGATAGATGACAATGTGAAAGCAGAATTTATCAACGGAGAGGTAGTCTACCATTCCCCGGTTCGGCAAAAGCATTTGGAAGCAGCCCGGCTTTTAGGTGGCCTTCTGCATGCTTATTGCCTGGTCAATCGTATAGGAGTTGTATGGATGGAGAAAGCTATGATCGGGCTGACCCGCAACGATTACGAGCCGGACCTGGTCTTTTTTCGAAAAGAAATCGCCGACACCTTCTCCAAAGATCAGGTTATCTTCCCCGCTCCCGACTTCATCGTAGAAATCATCTCGCCCAGCACAGCCGCCAAAGACCGGGGAGTCAAAAAGCAAGACTATGCTGCGCATGGCATTTCCGAATATTGGATCATCGACCCTGCAAAACAGCAATTGGAACAGTACCTTTTAATGGAAGCGGAAGCCGAGTATTTTCACCCCCATATTTACGCTATAGGCGAAAGCGTTCCCTGCCAGGTATTGGAAGGCCTGCAAATGCCCGTAGAGGCTATCTTTGATGAACAGGCTAATGTTGAGGCTTTAAAAAAAATGTTATAA
- a CDS encoding T9SS type A sorting domain-containing protein → MDGGSGGDNTNGSATLAFSQVLPVELVQFTALFQKGQVELRWETATELNNAGFDIQRSIDGRNWQALAFVPGAGTAQETQSYTYIDERPLPGLNYYRLKQIDFDGQFEYSKMIGMEAGGKNSGIRLFPNPATDVATLAFETSYAGEAVLNLYNPVGQIVKTQRLSLEQGAFQTNIELDGLPDGVYLVEVRYGKQRLQKRFVLQK, encoded by the coding sequence GTGGATGGCGGCAGCGGCGGCGACAACACCAATGGATCAGCAACCCTCGCCTTTTCCCAGGTTCTGCCGGTTGAATTGGTACAGTTTACCGCGCTTTTTCAAAAAGGGCAGGTGGAATTAAGATGGGAAACCGCTACGGAACTCAACAACGCCGGTTTCGATATCCAGCGCTCTATCGACGGGCGCAACTGGCAAGCCCTGGCCTTCGTTCCTGGCGCCGGCACGGCCCAGGAAACACAATCTTATACATATATAGACGAGCGCCCCCTGCCCGGCCTCAACTATTACCGCCTTAAACAGATAGACTTCGACGGGCAGTTCGAATACTCCAAAATGATTGGTATGGAGGCAGGCGGAAAAAACAGCGGCATCCGCCTTTTTCCTAACCCTGCTACCGACGTCGCCACTCTTGCCTTTGAAACGAGCTATGCCGGGGAGGCCGTGCTCAACCTGTATAACCCTGTAGGCCAAATAGTAAAAACACAACGCCTGTCGCTGGAGCAAGGCGCCTTTCAAACGAACATCGAGCTGGATGGGCTTCCGGATGGGGTGTACCTGGTGGAGGTGCGCTATGGGAAGCAGCGTTTGCAGAAGCGGTTCGTCCTTCAGAAATAG
- a CDS encoding T9SS type A sorting domain-containing protein: protein MKNAVLLCLLFYASLLSGQPADCSLPDDISCNDQINVTLGAVDGTYLLTPQKVIGYPDGLDPCVYEQLRVSPSFASCSNVGSTAFYELIHSSVDGPETSLCWGYVVTEDKTAPTFISCPANSLYISLEPNTQLTLTPADLGASATDNCSVTLTTNPNPFVITSSDNGSILTVDIIAADGSNNTSTCTVTVNVSVDNCSTGADAPENAVVHVVRTDVVFAWDAVPGATNYAISLEYLKVINGKKSKWKSVSGLPPVVSGATFSLPLASLDGTTRYRFTVAVSGGGNNCTAVIEFTPNTLAGGSGRPLPPGQMGTEGYQVYPNPVQGLLQIDFGEALPEPRQLRLLDLQGRSVRELLAAPYAATARIDVNGLSKGVYVL, encoded by the coding sequence ATGAAAAATGCCGTACTCCTCTGCCTGTTGTTTTACGCCTCCCTGCTATCAGGGCAACCCGCCGACTGCTCCCTGCCGGATGATATTAGTTGCAACGACCAGATAAACGTCACCTTAGGTGCGGTTGACGGGACTTATCTTCTTACCCCTCAGAAGGTGATCGGATACCCGGATGGCCTTGACCCATGTGTGTATGAACAGTTGCGGGTATCTCCTTCTTTTGCATCCTGTTCAAATGTCGGCTCAACGGCCTTCTACGAGCTGATCCATTCGTCTGTGGATGGGCCGGAAACTTCGCTTTGCTGGGGTTATGTGGTTACCGAAGATAAAACAGCCCCCACTTTCATCAGTTGCCCCGCCAACTCCCTGTATATCTCCCTGGAACCAAACACCCAATTGACTTTGACGCCGGCCGATCTTGGCGCCAGCGCTACTGACAACTGCAGCGTCACCCTCACCACCAACCCGAACCCCTTTGTCATTACTTCGTCGGATAATGGTAGTATTCTAACTGTGGACATCATTGCTGCCGATGGCTCCAACAATACTTCCACCTGTACGGTAACGGTCAATGTAAGTGTAGACAACTGCTCGACGGGTGCGGATGCTCCCGAAAATGCAGTGGTGCATGTTGTGAGGACAGATGTTGTATTTGCCTGGGATGCCGTGCCCGGCGCTACTAACTATGCCATATCGTTGGAATACTTAAAAGTTATTAATGGCAAAAAGAGTAAATGGAAATCCGTGAGTGGCCTGCCGCCGGTAGTCAGCGGCGCCACTTTTTCCCTCCCTCTTGCCAGCCTCGATGGCACCACCCGATACCGCTTCACGGTAGCCGTGAGTGGCGGCGGCAACAACTGTACGGCTGTTATTGAATTTACACCTAATACCCTGGCGGGTGGTTCAGGCAGGCCCTTGCCGCCCGGGCAAATGGGCACAGAGGGTTATCAGGTGTATCCGAACCCGGTGCAGGGCCTGCTGCAGATTGATTTTGGCGAAGCCCTCCCCGAGCCCCGTCAGCTCCGCCTGCTGGACCTGCAGGGCCGCTCCGTGCGGGAACTGCTCGCCGCTCCGTATGCCGCCACTGCCCGGATCGATGTCAATGGCCTGTCAAAGGGCGTCTATGTGCTGTAG
- a CDS encoding sigma-70 family RNA polymerase sigma factor, translating to MPYSDESFIAAILSEQGTSDQALGGLYECEAWRNAIFRLVQKSGGSREDAEDVFQEGLRRMIVNIRNGLFEGRSSLKTYHYRICRNLWVSQLRRDNRRRELQQALRVPGEEQNSEETLMQKERKEYLSKALQLLGDNCRQVLVMWTKGYPMQEIAEAAGYKNGNVAKKRKRICLTKLISKVREQPELMKILLEL from the coding sequence ATGCCCTACTCGGATGAATCGTTCATTGCCGCCATACTGTCTGAACAAGGTACGTCGGATCAGGCACTGGGTGGTTTGTACGAATGCGAGGCCTGGCGGAATGCCATTTTCCGCCTGGTGCAGAAGAGCGGCGGTAGCCGGGAAGACGCCGAAGACGTCTTTCAGGAAGGCCTCCGCCGGATGATCGTCAACATCAGGAACGGCCTTTTCGAAGGGCGCAGTTCCCTGAAAACCTACCACTACCGGATTTGCCGGAACTTGTGGGTGAGCCAGCTCAGGCGGGACAACCGCCGCCGGGAATTGCAGCAGGCCCTTCGGGTGCCTGGCGAGGAACAGAATTCCGAGGAAACCCTGATGCAGAAAGAACGCAAGGAGTACCTCTCAAAAGCCCTGCAACTGCTGGGCGATAACTGCAGGCAAGTACTGGTCATGTGGACGAAAGGATACCCTATGCAGGAGATCGCCGAAGCGGCGGGGTACAAAAACGGCAACGTAGCCAAAAAACGCAAGCGTATCTGCCTGACAAAACTGATCAGCAAGGTCCGGGAACAACCGGAATTGATGAAAATCCTGCTGGAATTATGA
- a CDS encoding CHAT domain-containing protein yields MNKLFLPSLLFLLLSSTLFAQPSNEQQARQVLQEAEELSKERKYEAANQRFEQAAAFFEQDSVKYRPNIFQAKMGLARNCRQVLNYDEALELYLSILPWIAFAPSKQQHLECEIGLGVCYYKLNQPALAKQHLKQAEAFYEREMPGEKFLPVSQALSFLGNIYRNQSMEDSAIYYYRKTIEANANYFGKEEHVRVGLDYIVLGTAYMQDDRFREAIEHYNKGINIILAAGGPEHEDLIQGYTYLSATYARVGELHKAEAYFKQAEALNHKLFPPGHIYHAILYSNGGEFYRMKGDYSTAADLLVKALDIFEEKLPPGHINIALTQLNLGLVLNQLRRFSGAIGYFEKCKEAVVGKYGDTHYVLAKSYNGMGEAYIGLKDYARALEALDKSLAIAEKTNVRPHQHFAAPNFNKAEVFREQKNYEQAIKYYRLALEGIGFNDAAPGGLFDYDRVKTLLDIMDARARAYLEQFRQTQRGESLSLSLRDYQSGMEVLDHVVKSFREEDIASLAGEFYSFMESAVGAHYEAYRQTKERKYLEEAFELAERSRAVLLYKAALHNTARAYAGIPDDLLAEEQEVKRRIAGLAAAIDEALQEGKTKTDTALLNLNARLAEEQARLEAFLKQLEEDYPRYYRLKYEFRVLPVAEVQAALSPRQAQVAYFIGDQLQLAFVFTSDDFRVVPLPADYPLADWCRQLCRSIYGERPDAASYAQNAHRLYQKLVQPLEPLPEQLTVIPDGPLYYLPFEVLLSDLPEQPEAFHSHPYLLHRYQMAYSFSITLTQAMARQPAKGEGMLVVAPSFGPAQETPYDNYRRDNLGPLLYNGQEAQAIRGIMGADLLAGEEASLEAFRERAAGYSIFHFATHAKADDYDSDYSYLAFAGADQGKPNSRFHLRDLYALSLPAKMVVLSACETGLGEFQRGEGVLSLARGFAYVGAKSIVTSLWATNDQATARLMEAYYQHLKEGKTIDAALRQAKLDYLAAATDPVEAHPFKWGAFIAIGDMEALSARGGSSWWRWLLVGAVGTAFFFFLRRRQG; encoded by the coding sequence ATGAACAAACTCTTTTTGCCCTCCCTTCTTTTTCTCTTGCTTTCCAGCACCTTGTTCGCTCAACCCTCCAATGAACAGCAGGCTCGCCAGGTGCTGCAGGAGGCAGAAGAACTTTCCAAGGAAAGGAAATACGAGGCGGCCAACCAAAGATTCGAACAAGCGGCAGCCTTTTTCGAGCAGGACTCGGTAAAATACCGCCCCAATATTTTCCAGGCGAAAATGGGGCTGGCCCGCAATTGCCGGCAGGTTCTGAATTACGATGAGGCCTTGGAGTTGTATCTGTCCATCCTGCCCTGGATAGCCTTCGCCCCCAGCAAGCAGCAACACCTGGAATGCGAGATCGGCCTCGGCGTATGCTATTACAAGCTCAATCAGCCGGCCCTGGCGAAGCAGCACCTGAAACAGGCGGAAGCTTTTTACGAAAGGGAAATGCCCGGGGAAAAATTCCTGCCCGTTTCTCAGGCCTTAAGTTTCCTGGGCAATATTTACCGGAACCAGTCCATGGAGGATTCCGCCATTTACTATTACCGTAAAACGATTGAGGCAAACGCCAATTATTTTGGCAAGGAAGAGCATGTGAGAGTCGGCCTGGATTACATCGTGCTGGGCACAGCTTATATGCAGGACGACCGGTTTCGGGAGGCCATTGAGCATTACAATAAGGGCATAAACATCATCCTGGCGGCAGGCGGCCCGGAGCATGAAGACCTTATTCAGGGGTATACCTACCTGTCTGCAACCTATGCCAGGGTCGGCGAGCTGCACAAGGCAGAGGCCTATTTCAAGCAGGCAGAGGCTCTTAACCACAAACTCTTCCCGCCCGGCCATATTTACCACGCCATCTTGTATTCCAACGGAGGGGAATTCTACCGGATGAAGGGCGACTACAGTACCGCTGCCGACTTGCTGGTGAAAGCACTTGATATCTTTGAGGAAAAACTGCCGCCGGGCCATATCAATATTGCGCTGACGCAACTCAACCTGGGGCTCGTCCTGAACCAGCTGCGGCGTTTTTCCGGAGCTATCGGCTATTTCGAAAAATGCAAAGAAGCGGTTGTGGGCAAGTATGGAGACACGCATTACGTTTTGGCGAAATCTTACAATGGCATGGGGGAGGCTTATATAGGGCTAAAGGATTATGCCAGGGCGCTCGAAGCATTGGATAAAAGCCTGGCGATTGCTGAAAAAACGAATGTGCGGCCCCACCAGCATTTTGCCGCTCCGAACTTTAATAAAGCAGAAGTTTTCCGGGAACAGAAAAACTATGAGCAGGCGATAAAATATTACAGGCTGGCATTGGAAGGGATAGGCTTTAATGACGCGGCGCCCGGTGGGTTATTCGATTACGACCGGGTAAAGACGCTTTTGGATATCATGGATGCCCGGGCGCGTGCCTATCTGGAACAATTCCGCCAAACACAGCGCGGAGAGAGCCTTTCCCTGAGCCTGCGCGATTACCAATCGGGCATGGAGGTGTTGGATCATGTTGTAAAGTCTTTCCGCGAAGAAGACATCGCCAGCCTGGCCGGCGAGTTTTACAGCTTTATGGAAAGCGCAGTCGGCGCGCATTACGAAGCTTACCGGCAAACCAAAGAGCGGAAATACCTGGAGGAAGCCTTTGAGCTTGCCGAACGGAGCCGGGCAGTGCTGCTGTACAAAGCGGCGTTGCACAATACGGCCCGGGCCTATGCGGGCATCCCTGATGATTTGCTGGCCGAAGAACAGGAGGTAAAAAGGAGGATTGCCGGCCTGGCCGCCGCCATCGACGAGGCCCTCCAGGAAGGAAAAACCAAAACGGACACGGCCCTCCTCAACCTGAACGCCCGGCTGGCCGAAGAGCAGGCGCGGCTGGAGGCGTTTTTAAAACAGTTGGAGGAAGATTATCCTCGCTACTACCGGCTGAAGTACGAATTCCGGGTGTTGCCGGTGGCCGAAGTGCAGGCTGCCCTAAGCCCCCGGCAAGCCCAGGTGGCTTATTTCATCGGCGATCAGTTGCAGCTCGCCTTCGTATTCACCTCCGATGATTTCCGGGTGGTTCCCTTGCCGGCAGATTATCCGCTGGCGGATTGGTGCCGGCAGCTATGCCGGTCCATCTACGGAGAGCGCCCCGACGCAGCTTCCTACGCACAAAATGCCCACCGCCTGTACCAGAAGCTGGTTCAGCCCCTGGAACCCCTGCCCGAACAGCTGACGGTCATCCCCGACGGGCCCTTGTATTACCTGCCCTTCGAGGTGCTGCTCTCGGATCTGCCGGAGCAACCGGAGGCCTTCCACAGCCATCCGTATCTGCTCCACCGCTATCAGATGGCCTACAGCTTTTCCATCACCCTCACTCAGGCCATGGCCCGGCAGCCGGCGAAGGGGGAGGGGATGCTCGTCGTCGCCCCGAGCTTCGGCCCGGCGCAGGAAACGCCTTACGACAATTACCGGCGCGATAATTTGGGGCCGTTGCTGTACAACGGCCAGGAAGCGCAGGCCATACGGGGGATCATGGGCGCCGACCTGCTGGCGGGCGAGGAAGCCTCCCTGGAAGCATTCCGGGAAAGGGCCGCCGGCTACAGCATCTTCCATTTTGCCACTCACGCCAAGGCCGACGACTACGACAGCGATTACTCCTACCTGGCTTTCGCCGGAGCGGACCAGGGTAAGCCCAATTCCAGGTTTCACCTGCGGGACCTGTATGCGCTGAGCCTTCCGGCAAAGATGGTGGTGCTGAGCGCCTGCGAAACCGGGCTGGGCGAATTCCAGCGCGGCGAAGGGGTGTTGAGCCTGGCCAGGGGCTTCGCTTACGTAGGCGCCAAGAGCATCGTCACCTCCCTCTGGGCAACCAACGACCAAGCTACGGCCCGCCTGATGGAGGCCTATTATCAGCACCTGAAAGAAGGCAAAACCATTGACGCCGCCTTGCGGCAGGCTAAACTCGATTATCTGGCCGCTGCTACCGACCCGGTGGAAGCCCATCCCTTTAAATGGGGAGCGTTCATCGCGATTGGTGATATGGAGGCCTTGTCGGCAAGGGGTGGCAGCAGTTGGTGGCGGTGGCTGCTGGTGGGGGCAGTTGGGACGGCGTTCTTTTTCTTCCTGAGGCGGAGGCAAGGGTGA